A window of the Mus pahari chromosome 1, PAHARI_EIJ_v1.1, whole genome shotgun sequence genome harbors these coding sequences:
- the C1H19orf54 gene encoding UPF0692 protein C19orf54 homolog: MTSPCSFPLKATIPPIIHETPDTNIPPPLPLKPPDLSLPSPPCSLHTSISSPLPPPPPPPPPPPPPLPSAVEPVLPRVYGLKNSQLLKETLEKADPAPKGKEDVKRLLKLHKDRFRSDLQWILFCADLPSLIQEGPQCGLVALWMAGALLSTPDSVSLERLVQVAKERGYTAQGEMFSVANMAKLAQETLGCQAELLCGGLGGPNRDRVLQHLITGHPLLVPYDEDFNHEPCQRKGHKAHWAVSAGVLIGVQNVPSPGYIEDSELPGLFHPVPGAPHQPPSFPEEESSPGAIFLLSKQGKSWHYQLWDYSQVRDSNLQLKDFSPARAADGRVYVVPAGGVEAGLCGQALLLRPQEGSH, translated from the exons ATGACTTCTCCATGCTCTTTTCCCCTAAAAGCCACAATCCCCCCAATAATTCATGAGACCCCAGACACCAACATTCCACCTCCTTTACCCCTAAAACCCCCGGACTTATCGTTACCATCCCCTCCTTGTAGTCTCCATACGTCCATTTCATCCCCACTCCCgccccctcctccaccacctcctccaccccctccccctctaccCTCTGCTGTGGAGCCTGTTCTCCCTCGTGTCTACGGCCTGAAGAACAGCCAGCTCCTGAAGGAGACCTTGGAGAAGGCTGACCCAGCCCCCAAAGGCAAAGAGGATGTGAAGAGGCTCCTGAAGCTGCACAAGGACCG GTTTCGAAGTGACCTGCAGTGGATCCTCTTTTGTGCTGACCTGCCATCACTCATCCAGGAAGGCCCTCA GTGTGGACTGGTGGCCTTGTGGATGGCAGGAGCTCTTCTGTCAACACCTGACAGCGTCTCTCTGGAAAGACTCGTGCAGGTGGCCAAAGAGAGAGGCTACACTGCACAGGGAGAAATGTTCTCTG tgGCTAACATGGCCAAACTGGCCCAGGAGACTTTGGGCTGCCAGGCTGAGCTCCTCTGTGGTGGCTTGGGTGGTCCCAACAGAGACCGAGTTCTCCAGCACCTCATCACTGGACATCCCCTGCTCGTTCC CTATGATGAGGACTTCAACCATGAGCCGTGTCAAAGGAAAGGCCATAAGGCCCACTGGGCAGTGAGTGCAG GGGTTCTGATAGGTGTGCAGAATGTGCCAAGCCCTGGCTACATTGAAGACTCTGAGTTGCCAGGCCTCTTCCACCCAGTGCCTGGTGCACCCCACCAACCACCATCCTTCCCAGAAGAGGAAAGCTCCCCAGgtgccatcttccttctctccaaGCAGGGCAAGAGTTGGCATTACCAGCTGTGGGACTACAGCCAAGTCCGGGATAGCAACCTGCAGCTGAAAGACTTCTCACCCGCAAGGGCTGCAGATGGACGGGTGTACGTGGTACCTGCTGGTGGGGTAGAGGCTGGCCTCTGTGGCCAGGCCCTGCTGCTCAGACCACAGGAGGGGAGCCATTAG
- the Snrpa gene encoding U1 small nuclear ribonucleoprotein A — MAVPETRPNHTIYINNLNEKIKKDELKKSLYAIFSQFGQILDILVSRSLKMRGQAFVIFKEVSSATNALRSMQGFPFYDKPMRIQYAKTDSDIIAKMKGTFVERDRKREKRKPKSQETPAAKKAVQGGAAAPVVGAVQPVPGMPPMTQAPRIMHHMPGQPPYMPPPGMIPPPGLAPGQIPPGAMPPQQLMPGQMPPAQPLSENPPNHILFLTNLPEETNELMLSMLFNQFPGFKEVRLVPGRHDIAFVEFDNEVQAGAARDALQGFKITQNNAMKISFAKK, encoded by the exons ATGGCAGTTCCCGAGACCCGTCCCAACCACACTATTTATATCAACAATCTCAATGAGAAGATCAAGAAAGATG AGCTCAAGAAGTCCCTGTATGCCATCTTCTCCCAGTTTGGCCAGATTCTGGATATCCTGGTGTCTCGGAGCCTGAAGATGAGGGGCCAGGCCTTCGTCATCTTCAAGGAGGTCAGCAGCGCCACCAACGCCCTCCGCTCCATGCAGGGCTTCCCTTTCTATGACAAGCCCATG CGTATCCAGTACGCAAAGACTGACTCGGACATCATTGCCAAGATGAAGGGCACCTTTGTGGAGAGAGATCGCAAAcgagagaagaggaagcccaagAGTCAGGAGACACCAGCTGCCAAAAAGGCTGTTCAGGGTGGGGCAGCTGCCCCCGTGGTGGGTGCTGTACAGCCTGTACCG GGCATGCCGCCAATGACTCAGGCACCCCGCATCATGCACCACATGCCAGGACAGCCTCCCTACATGCCACCACCTGGCATGATCCCGCCACCAGGCCTCGCTCCTGGCCAGATCCCCCCTGGGGCCATGCCCCCACAGCAGCTCATGCCTGGGCAGATGCCACCTGCCCAGCCT CTCTCTGAGAATCCACCCAATCACATCCTGTTCCTCACCAACCTGCCCGAGGAGACCAACGAGCTCATGCTCTCCATGCTTTTCAACCA GTTCCCTGGCTTCAAGGAGGTGCGTCTGGTCCCTGGACGCCATGACATCGCCTTCGTGGAGTTTGACAATGAAGTGCAAGCTGGGGCAGCACGAGATGCCCTGCAAGGCTTTAAGATCACACAAAACAATGCTATGAAGATCTCTTTTGCCAAGAAGTAG
- the Mia gene encoding melanoma-derived growth regulatory protein yields MGWSPVLLGIVVLSVFLGPSRADRAMPKLADRKLCADEECSHPISMAVALQDYVAPDCRFLTIYRGQVVYVFSKLKGRGRLFWGGSVQGDYYGDLAARLGYFPSSIVREDLTLKPGKIDMKTDQWDFYCQ; encoded by the exons ATGGGGTGGTCCCCAGTGCTCCTTGGCATCGTCGTCTTGTCTGTTTTTTTAGGGCCTAGCAGGGCTGATCGAGCCATGCCCAAGCTGGCTGACCGGAAGCTGTGTGCCGATGAGGAATGCAGCC atCCTATCTCCATGGCTGTGGCCCTTCAGGACTACGTGGCCCCTGATTGCCGCTTCTTGACTATATACAGGGGCCAAGTGGTGTATGTCTTCTCCAAGTTGAAGGGCCGTGGGCGCCTTTTCTGGGGAGGCAGT gttcagggagattACTATGGAGACCTGGCAGCCCGCCTGGGCTATTTCCCCAGTAGCATTGTCCGGGAGGACCTGACTCTGAAGCCTGGCAAGATTGATATGAAGACAGAC CAATGGGATTTCTACTGCCAGTGA